AGGCCGCACTGGAGCCTCAGGCTCGAGGAGTGCGAGACGCCGTTCCAGGCGTTCATCAGGAAGATGTGGCCTGCAAAGAGAAGGGCGTTCATCAGGGAGAACATCAAGATGGTTGCCAGATATGCCCCTGCCTATCTATTGGAAGAGGGATTCACGGTAGAGAGGGGGTCCGGGACATGAACTCAAATCAACGAGAGGAACTTAATTCAGGACTCCACAACCGGCAATTGCCGTCTCCTATGGGCACCTGCAAATTTTGGGCCATCCCCCATCAAATCAATATTCCCTTATTGCAGCCACGCTCCGCCAGTTTCCGCGCCCCCGCACCAGTCCGCCGCCCGGCCCACCTCGCCCCCCCGATTCACGAGGAGAGCTCCCCCGCCACCCTCCCCAGAACCTCGAGGAACGTCTTTACCTCCTCCTCGGTGTTGTAGAGGTAGAGCGACGCCCGGGCCGAGCCCTTTATCCCGCGCGCCGCGAACCAGGAGTGCACGCAGTGCTGGCCGGAGCGAATCATTATGTTCGCGACCTCGTCCAGAATCATCGCGATGTCATGCGGCTCCATTCCTTCAATATTGAAGCTCGTGATTCCGCCCCGCAGGGCCGGGTCGGCGGGGCCGAGAATTCTCGCCCCCGGGATTTCCTTCAGGCCCCTCGTGAGCATCGTGTTCAGCCTGACCTCGTGCTCGTGGACATTGCTCCTTCCTATGTTCATCAGATATTCAGCCGCCGCCGCGGCCCCTATCACGCCGGCGTAGTCCTGGAGACCGGCCTCGAACTTCGCCGGTGGCTTCAGCATTCTGTAGTCGTCGTAGGTGGTCCTCTCGACCGTGTCCCCGCCGACGATGAAGGGCCTGAGCGCGTCGAGGAGCTCGTATTTGCCGTAGAGCACTCCGGTCCCCGTCGGGCCGAGCATCTTGTGGACCGAGAATGCATAGAAATCCACATTCAGCTTCCTCACGTCCACCTCGCGGTGCGGCGCGCTCTGGGCCCCATCGAGGAGCACGACCGCGCCGTGGTCGTGGGCTATTTTAATGACCTCCTCCGCGGGGATTGTGTAGCCGTCCAGGTTGGAGGTGTGGACCATCGCGACCAGCTTCACCCTCCTGCTCATCAGCTTCTCGAAGGCCTCCAGGTCGAAGGTGCCGTCGTCCCTTGATTTGACGACGACATGCCTCACACCCTTCTCGTCGCGCAGCCTGAGCCACGGAACGAGATTTGAGTTGTGCTCCTTGTCCGTGGTGACGACGATGTCCCCCCTCTTCAGGTCGAAGGATCGCGAGACAAGGTTGAGCGCCTCGGTCGCATTGCGCGTGAAAACGATCTCCCTGTGCTCGTTGGCGTTGAGGAAGCGCCTCATCCTCTCCCGGCCCTCCTCGAACTTGACCGTGACCTCGGTCGCGAGCTTGTGCACCGACCGGCCCCCGCAGGCCGAGAGTCGGTTGTAGTAGTCGGTCATCGCCTCCACGACCTGACGGGGCTTCAGGGTCATGCAGGCGTTGTCTAGATAGATGATCGGCTTCCCGCCCACCTCCCTCTGGAGTACCGGGAAGTCGGAGCGAATTCTGGCGAGGTCCATGGTGACCCGAGAGCGCTGGTCCCTATTATTGATTTCCTTCCTCGACCCAGCCCCGCTTAGCCGGTCGCCTCGAACCCCACCGCCCCCAACTCGACCATCAGCGTCGTGTTGTACATGTCCCAGGCCCTGACGTGCTGGAGCAGCGAGGTCGCGGGCCTCATCGCGGTCAGCGTGTAGTCGAGCTTCACCGGCCTCTCTCTCTCGACGCCGTCCAGGTAGACCAGCGCCCTGTCCGCTCTCCTGAACTCATAGAAGCTTATTCTCCCTTCAGAGAGCAGCTCGCGGAAGTCGCTCTCGTCGAGCACGAAGCCCGTTGGCGCCCTGAGCTCGACCAGCACCATCCTGAGCATCCCGGCGGGGCCCCTGTATACGAGCTCCGCCTCCGCGACCACCACCTCGCCCAATGAGACCGTTGTGTTGTCGTAGCTGAGGC
This genomic stretch from Thermoplasmata archaeon harbors:
- a CDS encoding aminotransferase class V-fold PLP-dependent enzyme, with the translated sequence MDLARIRSDFPVLQREVGGKPIIYLDNACMTLKPRQVVEAMTDYYNRLSACGGRSVHKLATEVTVKFEEGRERMRRFLNANEHREIVFTRNATEALNLVSRSFDLKRGDIVVTTDKEHNSNLVPWLRLRDEKGVRHVVVKSRDDGTFDLEAFEKLMSRRVKLVAMVHTSNLDGYTIPAEEVIKIAHDHGAVVLLDGAQSAPHREVDVRKLNVDFYAFSVHKMLGPTGTGVLYGKYELLDALRPFIVGGDTVERTTYDDYRMLKPPAKFEAGLQDYAGVIGAAAAAEYLMNIGRSNVHEHEVRLNTMLTRGLKEIPGARILGPADPALRGGITSFNIEGMEPHDIAMILDEVANIMIRSGQHCVHSWFAARGIKGSARASLYLYNTEEEVKTFLEVLGRVAGELSS